From one Triticum urartu cultivar G1812 chromosome 3, Tu2.1, whole genome shotgun sequence genomic stretch:
- the LOC125548755 gene encoding protein LURP-one-related 8-like → MAKVHPNMAPAPGAVDEAPCAPASSAEGPTTLTVWRKSLLFDCKGFTVFDAKGNLAYRVDSYASESGDEVVLMDAAGRPNFTVRRKRFSLQGEQWLVFAGEETRRPVYTVRRSGRGKTLAHVTACAGAGAGAGPSYEVEGSYARRSCVVYDGERRAVAEIRPKEVVGTDVFRLVVQPGVGVSLAMAVVVALEQMFARPSLLRSWSTVD, encoded by the coding sequence ATGGCGAAGGTTCACCCCAACATGGCGCCCGCGCCGGGCGCCGTCGACGAGGCGCCGTGCGCGCCGGCCAGCTCCGCGGAGGGGCCCACGACGCTGACGGTGTGGCGCAAGTCGCTGCTATTCGACTGCAAGGGGTTCACGGTGTTCGACGCCAAGGGCAACCTGGCCTACCGCGTCGACAGCTACGCCTCCGAGAGCGGCGACGAGGTCGTCCTCATGGACGCGGCCGGCCGCCCCAACTTCACCGTCCGCCGTAAGCGGTTCAGCCTGCAGGGCGAGCAGTGGTTGGTGTTCGCCGGCGAGGAGACGCGGCGGCCCGTGTACACAGTCAGGCGCAGCGGCCGCGGCAAGACGTTGGCGCACGTGACGGCGTGCGCGGGCGCGGGCGCCGGAGCCGGGCCGTCGTACGAGGTGGAGGGGTCCTACGCGCGGCGGAGCTGCGTGGTGTACGACGGAGAGCGGCGCGCGGTGGCGGAGATCAGGCCGAAGGAGGTTGTCGGGACTGATGTTTTCCGGCTAGTGGTGCAGCCCGGAGTCGGCGTGTCGCTCGCCATGGCCGTGGTGGTGGCGCTCGAGCAGATGTTCGCCAGGCCGTCGCTGCTCAGGAGCTGGTCCACCGTAGATTAG